A window of Thermococcus aggregans contains these coding sequences:
- the acs gene encoding acetate--CoA ligase alpha subunit produces the protein MLDYFFTPRSVAVLGASNDPLKLGYEVFKNLKEYGGKVYPVNIKDEVVQGVKAYKSVKDIPDEVDLAVIVVPKKFVKQSLIECGEKGVKGVVIITAGFGETGEEGKKEERELVEIAHKYGMRIIGPNCVGIMDTHSNLNATFIMKAKKGSVAFVSQSGALGAGIVYKTIKEDIGFSKFISVGNMSDVDFADLMEYLADDENSKAIALYIEGIKDGRRFMEVAKKASKKKPIIALKAGKSESGARAASSHTGSLAGSYAIYEAAFKQSGILVAETIDEMLSMARAFTQPLPKGKRVAIMTNAGGPGVLTADELDKRGLKLANLKEETMEKLRSFLPPMAAVKNPVDMIASARGEEYYKTAKLLLEDENVDMLIAICVVPTFAGMSPTEHAEGVIRAVKEVNNGKPVLALFMAGYVSEKAKELLEKEGIPTYERPEDVGTAAYALVEFAKANGVIKE, from the coding sequence ATGCTCGATTATTTCTTCACTCCAAGAAGTGTTGCGGTCTTGGGAGCGTCCAACGACCCCTTGAAGCTCGGCTACGAAGTCTTCAAGAACCTCAAAGAATACGGAGGAAAGGTATATCCAGTAAACATAAAAGACGAAGTTGTTCAGGGAGTTAAAGCGTACAAGAGCGTCAAGGACATCCCAGACGAAGTGGATTTAGCCGTTATAGTTGTTCCCAAGAAGTTCGTCAAGCAGTCACTTATCGAATGTGGAGAAAAAGGAGTAAAGGGAGTCGTAATAATAACAGCAGGCTTTGGCGAAACTGGCGAAGAAGGAAAGAAGGAAGAAAGAGAGCTCGTTGAAATAGCCCACAAGTACGGAATGAGAATCATAGGACCAAACTGTGTAGGCATAATGGACACCCACAGCAACCTCAACGCGACGTTTATAATGAAAGCCAAGAAAGGCAGCGTTGCCTTCGTATCACAAAGCGGTGCCCTTGGAGCGGGAATAGTTTACAAGACCATCAAAGAAGACATAGGCTTTTCAAAGTTCATAAGCGTCGGAAACATGAGCGATGTGGACTTTGCAGATTTAATGGAGTATCTAGCTGATGATGAAAACAGCAAAGCCATAGCCCTGTACATAGAGGGCATAAAAGACGGAAGAAGATTCATGGAAGTTGCAAAGAAGGCCAGCAAGAAAAAGCCAATAATAGCCCTAAAGGCTGGAAAGAGCGAAAGCGGTGCAAGAGCAGCTTCATCTCACACTGGTTCTCTGGCCGGAAGCTACGCGATTTATGAAGCCGCATTTAAACAGAGCGGAATTTTGGTAGCAGAGACCATAGATGAAATGCTGAGCATGGCAAGGGCTTTTACCCAACCACTACCAAAAGGAAAGAGAGTAGCAATAATGACCAATGCAGGCGGCCCTGGAGTTCTAACGGCAGATGAACTAGACAAGAGAGGATTAAAGCTAGCAAATCTAAAAGAAGAAACCATGGAAAAACTTCGCTCCTTCTTGCCTCCAATGGCCGCAGTTAAAAACCCAGTCGACATGATAGCAAGTGCAAGAGGAGAAGAATACTACAAGACGGCAAAGCTCCTTTTAGAGGATGAAAACGTTGATATGCTCATAGCTATTTGTGTTGTGCCAACATTTGCGGGAATGAGTCCTACAGAGCACGCGGAAGGAGTAATTAGAGCTGTGAAAGAAGTAAACAACGGAAAACCCGTTTTAGCACTCTTTATGGCAGGATATGTTAGCGAGAAAGCTAAGGAACTCCTCGAAAAGGAAGGCATTCCAACCTATGAAAGACCCGAAGACGTTGGCACAGCCGCCTACGCATTAGTGGAATTTGCCAAAGCAAATGGTGTCATTAAAGAATGA
- the iorA gene encoding indolepyruvate ferredoxin oxidoreductase subunit alpha gives MAKVSDIVLWDKPGEKVLLLGNQAIARGALEANIAVYAAYPGTPSSELTDTMAVVAKKAGVYMEYSTNEKVAFETALAAAWSGLRAMTAMKHVGLNVAADTFLSAVGMGVEGGFVIMVADDPSMWSSQNEQDTRVYAKFANVPVLEPTDPHEAKEMTKYAFELSEKFKHFVILRTTTRTSHARGDVVLGELPEEIKQGKRKFGKFKKDPSRFVDVPANARKFHPIVLEKIEKIREELNNCPFNWIEGKEDAKVGIIAPGLSYAYVKEALAWLGIEDVKILKLGTPFPVPYGLLEKFFKGLEKVLIVEELEPVVEEQVKTWAYDKGITIPIHGKDLVPRVYEMTTRRAVTAIAKFLGVSTPINFEELDTKYEKVKALLPPRPPSLCPACPHRNSFYAIKKATKGKAIYPSDIGCYTLGLLPPLQTVDTTVAMGASIGIAHGLSIAHNGSLSEEQQNPEKQVIVATIGDSTFYHTGLPALANAIYNRSNILVVVLDNLVTAMTGDQPNPSTGETPHGMGKRIPIEEVAKAMGADFVAVVDPYDIKTTYETIKKALEVEGVSVVVARQPCALYRIGQMRRKGEKWPIYQVNEEKCTGCRVCINTYGCPAIYWDEEKKQARVEPTMCWGCGGCAQVCPFGAFEQVKEGEQ, from the coding sequence ATGGCTAAAGTTAGTGATATCGTTTTATGGGACAAACCTGGAGAAAAGGTTTTGCTTTTAGGAAACCAGGCAATAGCTAGAGGAGCCTTGGAAGCGAACATAGCGGTTTACGCCGCTTATCCCGGAACCCCAAGCTCTGAGCTTACCGACACAATGGCGGTTGTTGCAAAGAAGGCTGGCGTTTACATGGAGTACTCCACCAACGAAAAGGTCGCTTTTGAGACAGCCTTAGCTGCAGCTTGGAGTGGTCTCAGGGCAATGACCGCAATGAAGCACGTTGGACTTAACGTTGCCGCTGATACATTCTTAAGCGCCGTCGGAATGGGTGTAGAGGGCGGATTCGTCATAATGGTAGCTGATGACCCAAGCATGTGGTCTTCACAGAACGAGCAGGACACAAGGGTTTATGCAAAGTTCGCAAACGTTCCAGTGCTGGAGCCAACCGACCCACATGAGGCAAAGGAAATGACCAAATACGCCTTCGAGCTCAGCGAGAAGTTCAAGCACTTCGTGATACTGAGAACCACAACGAGAACTTCACACGCTCGCGGTGACGTCGTTCTTGGAGAACTGCCAGAGGAAATAAAACAAGGAAAGAGAAAGTTTGGAAAATTCAAGAAAGACCCGAGCAGGTTCGTTGATGTTCCCGCAAACGCGAGAAAATTCCACCCCATAGTCCTCGAGAAGATTGAGAAGATAAGGGAAGAACTTAACAACTGCCCGTTCAACTGGATCGAAGGTAAAGAAGATGCTAAGGTTGGTATCATTGCTCCAGGATTAAGCTACGCCTATGTAAAGGAGGCCCTTGCCTGGCTCGGAATTGAGGACGTAAAGATCCTCAAACTCGGAACACCGTTCCCAGTTCCATACGGATTGCTGGAGAAGTTCTTCAAAGGGCTTGAGAAGGTACTCATCGTGGAGGAACTTGAGCCAGTTGTTGAAGAGCAGGTAAAAACTTGGGCCTACGACAAAGGAATCACGATCCCAATCCATGGAAAAGACCTTGTGCCCAGAGTTTACGAGATGACAACAAGAAGAGCCGTAACCGCGATAGCAAAGTTCCTTGGAGTTAGTACGCCCATAAACTTCGAAGAGCTTGATACAAAGTACGAAAAAGTTAAGGCTCTCCTACCCCCAAGACCCCCATCACTCTGTCCAGCCTGCCCGCACAGAAACAGCTTCTACGCAATAAAGAAAGCCACAAAAGGAAAAGCAATCTACCCAAGCGACATAGGCTGTTACACCCTTGGACTACTTCCACCGCTTCAAACAGTTGATACCACCGTAGCAATGGGAGCTTCGATTGGAATAGCCCATGGATTGAGCATAGCTCACAATGGAAGCCTAAGTGAAGAACAACAAAACCCAGAAAAGCAGGTAATAGTTGCCACAATCGGTGATTCGACGTTCTACCACACAGGACTTCCAGCCTTGGCCAATGCAATCTACAACCGCTCCAACATCCTGGTAGTCGTTCTCGACAACCTCGTGACGGCAATGACCGGCGACCAACCAAATCCAAGCACCGGAGAGACACCACACGGCATGGGTAAGAGGATACCCATTGAGGAGGTTGCAAAGGCCATGGGCGCCGACTTTGTTGCAGTCGTTGACCCATATGACATCAAGACAACTTACGAGACCATAAAGAAGGCCCTTGAGGTTGAAGGAGTCAGCGTCGTCGTCGCAAGGCAACCATGTGCACTCTACAGAATAGGACAGATGAGAAGAAAAGGCGAGAAGTGGCCAATATACCAAGTAAACGAAGAGAAGTGTACCGGATGTAGAGTGTGCATCAACACCTACGGCTGTCCAGCGATTTACTGGGACGAAGAGAAGAAGCAGGCAAGGGTTGAGCCCACAATGTGCTGGGGATGTGGAGGATGTGCGCAAGTTTGTCCATTTGGAGCTTTTGAACAAGTAAAGGAGGGAGAGCAATGA
- a CDS encoding indolepyruvate oxidoreductase subunit beta, whose amino-acid sequence MKEYNIVITGVGGQGVLTAANILGWAALRAGYKVRLGEVHGMSQRFGSVISYVRFGENVYGSMVPEGKGDVILAFEPVEALRYINYLKEGGMVVVNTKPIVPVQVSMGKASYPKIEDIKRIVEEDFKAKWIGFNAEKLALEAGHVVTTNTVLIGALTQVPEFPLDAEHVREVIKLSVPPKAVDINMKAFDLGIKAAKEILGL is encoded by the coding sequence ATGAAGGAGTATAACATAGTCATTACCGGAGTAGGCGGACAGGGAGTTTTGACAGCAGCAAACATACTTGGCTGGGCCGCCTTAAGGGCGGGATACAAGGTAAGGCTTGGTGAAGTACACGGAATGAGCCAGAGATTTGGAAGTGTTATAAGTTATGTGCGCTTTGGTGAGAACGTTTACGGCTCAATGGTGCCAGAAGGAAAAGGCGATGTCATTCTTGCCTTTGAACCCGTAGAAGCTTTGAGATACATCAACTACCTCAAAGAGGGCGGAATGGTCGTAGTAAACACAAAGCCCATTGTTCCAGTCCAAGTTTCAATGGGTAAAGCCAGCTACCCCAAGATAGAGGACATCAAAAGAATTGTCGAGGAGGACTTCAAGGCCAAGTGGATAGGCTTTAACGCCGAGAAACTTGCTCTCGAAGCGGGTCACGTCGTTACAACAAACACAGTTCTTATTGGAGCATTAACCCAGGTTCCAGAGTTCCCACTTGATGCAGAGCACGTTAGAGAAGTCATAAAGCTCAGCGTTCCACCTAAAGCCGTAGACATAAACATGAAGGCCTTTGACCTTGGAATAAAGGCTGCAAAAGAGATTCTGGGGCTTTAG
- the tmk gene encoding dTMP kinase produces MGMFIVLEGIDGAGKSTQARMLAKWFENKGYDVVLTKEPTDTAFGKLIRRLVLTGGKEGIIDGARISREAEALLFAADRAEHVKKLIEPSLKAGKVVISDRYFYSSLAYQWARGLDLEWLINLNAFAPRADLVILLDLPVKESIKRINGRSIKSEFDKIVELQKKVRENYLKLAERFEEIRIINALAPIEDIHKDIVALVEHELFEKRK; encoded by the coding sequence ATGGGAATGTTTATTGTCTTAGAAGGCATTGATGGAGCGGGAAAATCAACTCAAGCTAGAATGCTCGCGAAATGGTTTGAAAATAAGGGGTATGATGTTGTTCTCACTAAAGAACCAACAGACACAGCTTTTGGGAAGTTAATAAGAAGACTTGTACTAACGGGAGGAAAAGAAGGAATAATAGATGGTGCACGAATAAGCAGAGAAGCCGAAGCTCTACTCTTTGCCGCAGATAGAGCCGAGCACGTTAAGAAGCTCATAGAACCTTCGTTAAAAGCTGGAAAGGTCGTAATTTCGGACAGGTATTTTTACTCATCCCTAGCTTATCAATGGGCAAGGGGTCTTGATCTGGAGTGGCTTATTAACCTAAATGCCTTCGCCCCAAGAGCAGACCTTGTGATACTTCTCGACCTGCCCGTTAAAGAGAGCATAAAGCGCATAAACGGTAGGAGTATCAAGTCAGAGTTTGATAAAATCGTGGAGCTTCAGAAAAAGGTTAGGGAGAACTACTTAAAGCTTGCCGAGAGGTTTGAAGAAATAAGAATTATAAACGCCCTAGCTCCCATTGAGGACATCCACAAGGATATCGTAGCTTTAGTTGAACACGAGCTCTTTGAGAAAAGGAAATAA
- a CDS encoding sugar phosphate nucleotidyltransferase, which yields MQAVILGGGKGTRLLPLTVYRPKPMIPFFNKPMMEYIVNTLVDAGVDEIFVLVGYLKEKIIEYFGDGSEFGVEIHYSNGENIKLGTAGATKKVVDKIEDTFIVASSDILTNLDIRALYEYHKKKKALATIALSEVKDPTQYGIAILDSDNRIVRFKEKPKPEEAFSNLVNAGIYVFEPEAFDLVPKGENFDFSRNLFPKMIEENLPIYGFPFKEYWNDVGRPSSYLQATADVFAGRLKLPQLRTETLKGNLEYGGSLYSGRRCQIRNPTIRGFAVLGDNVKISRNVKIERSVIFSNVTIEEGAEIYEAIIGENVYIGKGVVIESGSVIGDNSVIEDFTKIGANVKIWTESRIGKESIILPD from the coding sequence ATGCAGGCAGTGATTCTAGGGGGCGGAAAAGGCACAAGATTGCTTCCTCTAACCGTCTACCGTCCCAAACCCATGATTCCATTTTTCAACAAACCCATGATGGAGTACATAGTCAACACCTTGGTAGACGCTGGAGTAGATGAGATATTTGTGCTCGTTGGGTACCTCAAAGAAAAAATCATTGAGTACTTTGGGGATGGAAGTGAGTTTGGTGTCGAGATACACTATTCAAACGGGGAAAATATAAAGCTCGGGACCGCAGGGGCAACAAAAAAAGTTGTTGACAAAATAGAGGACACTTTTATAGTCGCCTCAAGCGACATTCTCACGAATTTAGACATTAGAGCCCTCTATGAGTACCACAAGAAAAAGAAAGCCCTGGCCACGATAGCTCTCTCTGAAGTTAAAGACCCAACGCAGTATGGAATAGCGATTTTGGATTCCGATAACAGGATAGTAAGGTTCAAAGAAAAACCAAAGCCAGAAGAAGCGTTTAGCAACCTTGTAAATGCAGGGATTTATGTTTTTGAACCAGAAGCTTTCGACTTAGTGCCCAAAGGAGAGAACTTTGATTTCTCCAGAAATCTGTTTCCCAAAATGATAGAGGAAAACTTACCCATCTACGGTTTTCCGTTTAAAGAATACTGGAACGATGTAGGGAGACCATCAAGCTATCTTCAGGCAACTGCGGACGTGTTTGCAGGGAGACTAAAGCTTCCGCAATTAAGAACAGAGACTCTCAAGGGAAATCTGGAATATGGGGGCTCCCTTTACAGCGGTAGAAGATGTCAAATCAGGAATCCCACGATAAGGGGATTCGCAGTACTGGGCGATAATGTTAAAATAAGCAGAAATGTTAAAATAGAACGTTCGGTAATATTCTCCAATGTAACTATTGAGGAAGGAGCAGAGATTTACGAAGCAATAATTGGAGAGAACGTTTACATCGGAAAGGGCGTCGTTATTGAAAGCGGTAGTGTTATAGGAGACAACTCCGTGATTGAGGACTTCACGAAGATTGGAGCAAATGTAAAAATCTGGACCGAATCAAGAATTGGAAAAGAAAGTATAATACTCCCTGATTGA
- a CDS encoding phospho-sugar mutase, with the protein MEIYRSEEFNPEELALLGRAIGTVGQDTIIVGRDGRAISRYGKRALVVGIVSTGVATMDVRLIPLIALKDFAHKKGLPLVYVYYHNGVRVEVSGLDPDEIKTVLESRKFIEAHPNDIGATIYYPNALDDFLQDIFKHYNFKIEGTALVDCMNTPAVLFFPRLNEHFGFEVELLNDMMTSYLPPKPKEVYLQKLKKGNYAFGLRFKPNGYVEFHKGGEEKEFGSMWKLLDYMKKTL; encoded by the coding sequence ATGGAAATTTACAGATCCGAAGAATTCAATCCAGAAGAGCTTGCTCTGCTCGGTAGAGCCATAGGGACTGTAGGACAGGATACCATAATTGTCGGACGAGATGGAAGAGCAATCTCAAGGTATGGAAAGAGAGCACTTGTGGTGGGCATTGTGAGCACCGGAGTCGCAACTATGGACGTTAGACTTATCCCGCTGATAGCTCTCAAAGATTTTGCCCACAAGAAAGGCCTTCCTCTTGTGTACGTTTACTATCACAACGGAGTAAGAGTAGAGGTCAGCGGGCTGGATCCTGACGAAATAAAGACCGTACTTGAAAGCAGGAAGTTTATAGAGGCTCATCCCAACGATATAGGTGCTACGATTTATTATCCCAATGCTCTGGATGACTTTCTGCAGGATATTTTCAAACACTACAACTTTAAGATAGAGGGAACCGCATTGGTGGACTGTATGAACACCCCAGCAGTGCTGTTCTTCCCCAGGCTGAACGAACACTTTGGGTTTGAAGTTGAGCTTCTCAACGATATGATGACAAGCTATTTGCCTCCAAAACCCAAGGAGGTTTACCTGCAAAAGCTCAAAAAAGGAAACTACGCATTTGGACTTCGCTTCAAACCAAATGGATATGTGGAGTTCCACAAAGGAGGAGAAGAGAAAGAGTTTGGAAGTATGTGGAAGCTTTTAGACTACATGAAGAAGACACTCTAA
- a CDS encoding magnesium transporter, with translation MKNLQVVLGRELSEKFREALVAIPAIIACLVMDFFAGAFLGRFFEKIMLSYPVIFVILPGLMGLRGNIFGAMASRFTTMLHLGEMEPKLRDKNVVKNIFLSILLSLLPAIVLWTVGVFKMGNVISGLIVLLIVLTSTIFVSLIMGYATALATVFPFKKGIDPDTVAAPLVTSAGDLVTMPFLLFFILLYEDVPHIFDGLVVLAFLLLLVMLLKIKFESEDRQMIREILGIIGVLALLSSISGGLLESYSEVIYASVAFSVMYPAILGTAGSYGSIIGAKTSTKLHLGEIEGLLNRDSILDIFVYFLTSFVIAILMNLMAIGVVKLSLGKAVGIIYPFIFLYPLLVLVNMFLGYFLAIAFDRLGLDPDNVTVPTITTLADIFSTLFTVGVAHLIV, from the coding sequence ATGAAAAACCTCCAAGTAGTTCTTGGAAGGGAGCTTTCAGAGAAATTCAGAGAAGCATTAGTAGCAATTCCGGCTATTATAGCCTGTCTGGTTATGGACTTCTTTGCTGGGGCGTTTTTGGGGAGGTTTTTTGAGAAAATTATGTTGAGCTATCCCGTTATATTCGTAATTCTCCCGGGTCTTATGGGGTTGAGGGGCAATATTTTTGGTGCAATGGCTTCTCGTTTTACAACGATGCTTCATCTCGGTGAGATGGAACCAAAGCTGAGAGATAAGAATGTTGTGAAAAACATTTTCTTGAGTATTCTACTATCTCTTCTTCCAGCGATTGTGTTGTGGACTGTAGGAGTTTTTAAGATGGGAAACGTTATATCCGGTTTAATAGTGCTTTTAATAGTGCTAACTTCTACTATTTTCGTCAGCCTAATAATGGGTTATGCAACTGCACTTGCCACGGTATTTCCTTTTAAGAAAGGTATTGACCCGGACACAGTGGCAGCACCTCTGGTAACTTCCGCTGGAGATCTCGTCACGATGCCTTTTTTGCTGTTTTTTATCCTTCTTTATGAAGATGTTCCTCATATTTTTGATGGTTTAGTAGTTTTGGCGTTTTTGCTTTTGCTGGTTATGCTCCTTAAAATAAAGTTTGAAAGTGAAGATAGGCAGATGATTAGAGAGATTCTGGGAATTATTGGGGTTTTAGCATTACTATCGAGCATCTCGGGAGGACTGCTCGAATCATACAGTGAAGTCATTTATGCATCTGTTGCATTCAGCGTTATGTACCCTGCAATACTTGGTACCGCTGGAAGCTATGGATCAATTATTGGAGCAAAAACCTCAACGAAGCTCCACCTTGGAGAAATAGAGGGCCTTCTTAACAGAGACTCCATTCTGGATATTTTTGTATATTTCCTGACCAGCTTTGTTATAGCCATTCTAATGAACTTAATGGCAATTGGCGTGGTAAAGCTAAGCTTAGGTAAGGCTGTGGGAATTATCTATCCGTTTATCTTTCTTTACCCCTTGTTGGTTTTGGTTAATATGTTTTTGGGATATTTCCTTGCGATAGCCTTTGATAGGCTTGGCTTAGACCCAGATAATGTCACAGTTCCGACGATAACAACTTTGGCCGACATCTTTTCAACACTATTCACCGTTGGCGTTGCCCATCTAATTGTTTAG
- a CDS encoding ABC transporter permease encodes MKFRVIKGIILKDLKELRGEKMALFWIFIFPLMWITLFGTMWGGESPPITVDVGVVYTNESAPFTAYDIVEIMRNVTLEETNLFNVLEFKDESSALEALKNGKIDAVVVFPKGFGTNLTSGKQARVYLYFDKSDPQDYQIVSGVVKGFFGEMEKEMRRRNLEMQLEYMESYLPKWVIAEYNLTTEMIREYMLAGAEPIVVEEKEVEGKTATPIQFYVTSFIGIQFLFATMLTIGAGTLEEIEKGTLRRIVASPATAWDFLMGKMLSTFLVIMISIIVGLAYAKFVFGETIVPSALGWLIIFIASLFSMSLGLAIAMGTRSIRSTTAVVNFISMPLLFLAGIVVPESALPKWARPIANYFPLGRALKDFRLLEIYHRPASEIAPDILWLGLATLATLIIAVVLYNWAVKRLEV; translated from the coding sequence ATGAAGTTTAGGGTCATTAAGGGTATAATTCTAAAGGATTTAAAAGAGCTCCGTGGGGAAAAGATGGCTCTCTTTTGGATATTCATATTTCCACTCATGTGGATTACCCTATTTGGAACAATGTGGGGCGGTGAGAGCCCACCGATTACTGTGGACGTTGGAGTTGTTTACACAAACGAAAGTGCTCCATTTACAGCCTATGATATAGTTGAGATAATGAGAAACGTAACACTTGAGGAGACAAACCTCTTTAACGTACTTGAGTTTAAAGACGAGAGCAGTGCCCTTGAAGCCCTCAAAAACGGAAAGATAGATGCCGTTGTAGTTTTTCCTAAAGGGTTTGGGACAAACCTCACGAGCGGTAAGCAGGCGAGAGTTTACCTATACTTTGATAAGAGTGATCCTCAGGACTACCAAATAGTGAGCGGCGTTGTTAAGGGCTTTTTTGGAGAGATGGAAAAGGAAATGAGGCGCAGAAACCTTGAGATGCAGCTCGAATATATGGAGTCCTACCTTCCAAAATGGGTCATTGCAGAGTATAATCTCACCACAGAGATGATCAGGGAGTACATGCTCGCGGGTGCTGAGCCTATTGTGGTAGAGGAGAAAGAGGTGGAAGGCAAAACAGCAACGCCGATACAGTTCTATGTAACGAGTTTTATAGGGATTCAATTCCTCTTTGCCACGATGCTTACCATAGGAGCCGGCACGTTGGAAGAAATTGAGAAGGGCACGCTCAGAAGAATAGTTGCTTCACCTGCCACCGCATGGGATTTCCTGATGGGTAAAATGCTCTCCACGTTTTTGGTTATAATGATCAGCATAATCGTGGGGCTGGCCTATGCTAAATTCGTGTTTGGCGAAACCATAGTGCCAAGTGCTCTTGGCTGGCTCATAATATTCATAGCTTCGCTTTTTTCTATGAGCCTTGGCTTAGCGATCGCAATGGGGACTAGGAGCATAAGATCTACAACAGCGGTGGTGAATTTTATATCAATGCCATTACTCTTTTTGGCTGGCATAGTTGTTCCAGAAAGTGCCCTTCCAAAATGGGCGAGGCCTATAGCAAATTACTTCCCTCTTGGCAGGGCTTTAAAGGATTTCCGCCTCTTGGAGATTTATCACAGGCCTGCAAGTGAGATAGCACCTGATATCCTGTGGCTAGGTTTAGCAACACTTGCTACCCTAATAATCGCAGTAGTGCTTTATAACTGGGCAGTCAAGAGATTAGAAGTCTAG
- a CDS encoding phosphoenolpyruvate carboxykinase (GTP), producing the protein MDPLEYLKNRLEPEQFEKIRAIDNPELHEFLAKYIDLLNPAKVFVCTDSKEDEDYVRRKAIEYGEEKPLAMEGHTVHYDGYYDQARDKARTKILVPKGVEVPFVNTMDREEGLREIHEIMKDIAKGKELFVCFFVLGPKNSIFTIPAVQLTDSAYVAHSEFILYRKGYEEFKRLGREAKFLKFVHSAGELDERKTSKNIDKRRIYIDLEGETVYSANTQYGGNTIGLKKLAFRLTIRRAVQEGWLSEHMFLMRVNGPNGRKTYFTGAYPSMCGKTSTAMIPWENIVGDDLTFIVDMKGEARGANVEKGVFGIIQGVNPEDDPIIWQVLHSPNEIIFSNVLVKDGKPYWNDMGIPIPDEGENHSGKWWKGKKDAEGNEIPPSHKNARFTVSLEAFPNADLEALEAPCGVRIGGMIFGGRDKDTWPPVREAFDWAHGVVTMGAALESETTAATLGKEGVRTFNPMAILDFLSVHIGDYLRNYLEFEKKLRIKPKIFAVNYFLRDENGNWLNHKLDKAVWLKWMELRVHGDVDAIKTPVGYIPKYEDLKKLFKEVLNKDYSREDYEKQFTIRVPEFLAKIERIEKIYRDVGNIPEELFKILEGEKQRLLEAREKYGDYISPFQFE; encoded by the coding sequence ATGGATCCTTTGGAGTACCTCAAAAATAGGCTTGAGCCAGAGCAGTTTGAGAAAATTAGGGCAATTGACAACCCTGAACTCCATGAATTTTTGGCAAAGTACATTGATCTTTTGAATCCTGCAAAGGTTTTTGTTTGCACAGATTCAAAGGAAGACGAAGACTATGTAAGAAGGAAAGCCATCGAATATGGGGAAGAGAAGCCACTTGCAATGGAGGGACATACTGTCCACTACGACGGCTATTATGACCAAGCCAGGGACAAGGCGAGAACTAAAATTTTAGTTCCCAAAGGAGTTGAGGTTCCATTCGTAAATACTATGGACAGAGAAGAGGGCCTTAGAGAGATTCATGAAATTATGAAGGACATAGCAAAGGGCAAAGAGCTGTTTGTGTGCTTCTTCGTTCTTGGACCCAAGAATTCTATTTTCACGATCCCTGCCGTTCAGCTTACTGATTCCGCTTACGTTGCTCACAGCGAGTTCATACTTTACAGAAAGGGTTACGAGGAGTTTAAGCGGTTGGGAAGAGAGGCAAAATTCCTGAAGTTCGTGCATTCCGCAGGTGAGCTTGATGAGAGGAAGACAAGCAAAAACATAGACAAGAGAAGGATTTACATTGACCTTGAGGGGGAAACCGTTTACTCTGCAAACACCCAATACGGCGGCAACACAATAGGGCTCAAAAAGCTTGCCTTTAGGCTTACGATTAGAAGGGCTGTCCAAGAAGGGTGGCTAAGTGAGCACATGTTCCTTATGCGTGTTAATGGGCCAAACGGCAGGAAAACTTACTTTACTGGGGCTTATCCCTCAATGTGCGGTAAAACCTCAACTGCGATGATTCCGTGGGAGAACATAGTGGGTGATGATTTAACGTTCATAGTTGACATGAAAGGAGAAGCAAGAGGAGCAAACGTTGAGAAGGGTGTTTTCGGAATAATTCAGGGAGTTAATCCGGAGGATGACCCAATAATTTGGCAGGTTCTTCACTCACCGAACGAGATAATCTTCTCAAATGTGCTCGTTAAAGACGGAAAACCCTACTGGAATGACATGGGAATTCCAATTCCAGACGAAGGAGAAAACCACAGCGGAAAGTGGTGGAAAGGAAAGAAAGATGCAGAAGGCAATGAAATCCCACCGAGCCACAAAAATGCCCGCTTTACCGTTAGCCTTGAGGCTTTCCCAAATGCTGATTTAGAAGCTTTAGAAGCCCCATGTGGTGTTAGGATTGGCGGCATGATATTTGGGGGCCGCGATAAGGACACTTGGCCTCCGGTTAGAGAGGCGTTTGACTGGGCACACGGAGTAGTTACCATGGGTGCGGCATTGGAAAGCGAAACCACAGCAGCAACGCTTGGCAAAGAGGGAGTAAGGACATTTAACCCAATGGCAATTTTGGATTTCCTTAGCGTCCATATCGGGGACTACCTTAGGAACTACCTTGAATTTGAGAAAAAGCTGAGGATAAAGCCAAAGATATTTGCCGTTAACTACTTCCTTAGGGATGAAAACGGCAACTGGCTGAACCATAAGCTCGACAAGGCAGTATGGCTTAAGTGGATGGAGCTTAGAGTTCATGGCGATGTCGATGCCATAAAGACCCCGGTTGGCTACATTCCAAAATATGAAGACCTTAAGAAGCTCTTCAAGGAGGTTCTTAACAAGGACTACAGCAGAGAGGATTACGAAAAGCAGTTTACCATTAGGGTTCCAGAATTTTTAGCTAAGATAGAGAGGATTGAAAAGATTTATAGGGATGTTGGCAATATCCCTGAAGAGCTCTTTAAGATTTTAGAGGGAGAAAAGCAAAGACTCCTTGAAGCAAGAGAAAAATATGGTGATTATATATCACCATTCCAGTTTGAGTGA